Proteins co-encoded in one Pogoniulus pusillus isolate bPogPus1 chromosome 15, bPogPus1.pri, whole genome shotgun sequence genomic window:
- the KITLG gene encoding kit ligand produces the protein MKKAQTWIIACFCLQLLLLNPLVKAQSSCGNPVTDDVNDIAKLVGNLPNDYLITLKYVPKMDSLPNHCWLHLMVPEFSKSLHNLLQKFSDIPDMSDVLSNYSIINNLTRIINDLMACLAFDKNKDFVKENGHLYEEGHFIPEEFFRHFNSTIEVYKEFADTLDQNDCILPSTVGTPENDSSVAVTNPFLFPPVAASSLRNDSIGTGTGTHTEALGFISSSSLQGISIALTSLLSLLGGFLLGAVYWKKTHPKSRPESDESTQCHQCQEENEISMLQQKEKEHLQV, from the exons ACTTGGATTATCGCTTGCTTTTGTCTCCAACTCCTCCTGCTGAATCCTCTTGTCAAAGCCCAGAGCTCCTGCGGGAATCCGGTGACAGATGATGTGAATGACATTGCAAAACTG GTTGGAAATCTCCCAAATGATTATCTGATAACCCTGAAATATGTCCCGAAGATGGACAGCCTG CCTAATCACTGTTGGTTGCACTTGATGGTGCCTGAGTTTTCCAAGAGCCTGCATAACCTTCTCCAGAAGTTTTCAGATATCCCAGACATGTCTGATGTTTTGAGCAACTATTCCATCATCAATAACCTCACCAGGATAATTAATGACCTGATGGCCTGCCTAGCTTTTGATAAAAACAAG GATTTTGTCAAAGAAAATGGTCACCTTTATGAAGAAGGTCACTTCATTCCTGAGGAGTTCTTTAGGCACTTTAATAGCACCATTGAGGTCTACAAGGAGTTTGCAGACACACTGGATCAGAATGACTGCATCCTGCCTTCCACAGTGGGAACACCAGAGAATG ATTCCAGCGTCGCCGTCACAAACCCATTCTTGTTTCCTCCTgttgctgccagctccctcaggaacGACAGCATTGGCACTGGCACTGGCACTCACA CAGAGGCCCTGGGCTTcatcagcagctccagcctgcaggggaTCAGCATAGCCCTGACCTCGCTGCTCTCGCTTCTGGGTGGCTTTCTTTTGGGAGCCGTGTACTGGAAG AAAACACATCCCAAATCCAGACCAGAGAGCGATGAAAGCACACAGTGTCACCAGTGTCAAGAGGAAAACGAGATAAG TATGTtgcagcaaaaagaaaaggaacatCTACAGGTGTAG